The genomic region TCGCAACGCCCATAACCCATTATATACATTTGGGTATATCATCGCATAAGATCCACGACCGAGAAAAACAATAACCGGGGCTTTATTTACTCAAAAGAGTCCCCAAAACGCAAACctcaaaagcaaaacataaccgagaaaaaaaatgtaatctgGCTCCAGAGAGGATCGAACTCACGACCTTCGCGTTATTAGCACGACGCTCTAACCAGCTGAGCTATGGGGCCGCTGTGACAATGAGGTAGTTAGAGCCATATTTAAGTTTTACTACCCATTCAATCAAAGCTCATGGACGTACCTTTGCTGAAGATTTTTAATCTCCTCAACAAACGCTTTTCTTCAACACATTGTCTTGTTATAATCATGAAAGAACTTGTTTATTATTGTTAAATATGATTATCTTTACTAAATGAACCTTAATCTAATGCTACCGCTTACATTATGTACAAATTTTAACCAACATGCATGATCCAGCTATTAAAACTGTGTCTTGGTATGGCGCTTCTGTTTTTCGCACTAGAAACCATTGATACGAGTAAAATTATCATTATCTTATACTATCACGCGCTTGAAGGGGTACGATTCCCACTAAAGCTTACTTTGTCTTTACCTACACATAAGAATAACGTGTGGCTGTGTGAGCGAGCTCCGTGTTTTAAAATGATACAATTTTCTCTGTATTTTGCTGAATTTAAACCACCAGTAATATCAATTTGAATTCCTCTGCGCAAGGGTGCAGAAGAGTGACGGTCACGATTTGTGCGCTTCCCTAGTATAATTGTGCATGAGATCAACAATAACTGACGATTTGCATTTCGTCTGAGGCTGATATTTAGCTGGTGTAGGCAGCAACGCACAAATACCCAAAACGTCCAGAAAACATGTGCGGGGATGGAGGAGGGCTTAGTTTTGTGGACTGGTCTGTAGCCAACCGCTACTGACCAGGTATTTCTTCACGATGTTCTCGGCCACCGAGTGGATGCTGTGATCCAGTGCCGGCCGGCTGAGCAGCACCGTCTTGAGCGTAAGATATCTAGTTACGGGCATGTTGAGCGAACTGCACAGTTGAATTTCGTTAATCGTTAGCAGCTGACCCCCGGGCTGCTGTGCCGGATCGGCTGCCAGGCTTCCGGCCGCGGCGCCGCCGCTCGACGGGTGCTGGGGCTGCAGAAGTTTCTGGCCGCCCACCGCCGCCAGCACCTGGTGCTGTTGATGAGGTTGGCTGCCGGGGGTCGTCGCCGCTTCCCGCTGTAAGCTATCCGAGCAATTTTTGCTGCTGTATAAGTCTTCGGAGCAAACCCGGTCGTCGGTGTGGTGCATGGGCCTTCGGTCGGTGGAACTTGAGCTTCGGGCGTCGCTTTCGCTTCTTCTTGCCATCGGCAGTCCGTGCGGCTGTGCTGCCATCGCCTGTCCCATTGCCGCCGGTGCCGCTGCCGCCGAGGGAACCGAGGTTGCCGGCACCGTTGGGCCCATTGCGCTGGTGCTGGCCGCCGGGACCAAGGATGCCCCTCTGCCGGTCTCTCCAGAGACGCCTTTGTTTCGGTTGTCCTGTCAAAATTTGTCGTATACAGCCGGTGATCGATTGCCCGTTTGGACCAATTATACATGCAAGCTATTTCGGAATTCGGCAACGCGCGCCACAAACGGTTACGAACGGCCAACGGATACAACGGGCCAAACAATAAACAGACACGAGAGAcggggggagagagaaaagagaaagagagaacatAGAAAGAAAGTGACATCGGTTAACTGATGAACCAACCACAGGGCAGGGTTTTTAGAGGCATTATTATATTCACAAAAATAGCTCCCATGTATAATCGGGCGAGATATGGCCGTTTGTTGGTAATGTAAATGCAATCGACTCCAATGGCGATCCATTTTCATACACCCCTTCACAGCATATCCATTAGAGTAAAAGATAGCAAACAAAACTTACAGTTCGACCGTGTCCATACGGTCCCGTATTGCGGTACTGAGCCGCTGCCACATGCTGCTCAAAGTGGATACATTCGTCGATACGCTGAATACCGTTCCACCGGTAGCGATTCAGTTCGGACAACCGAATCCTTAGCGCTCGTTCTCGCTCGAGCGAAGAGATCAGCCGTTCGAACTCCAGCGACGTGTAAAACTGTGAGTACGTTCGTAGTCTTTCCCGGAATTCACGCTGATCGCGGTTTTGCCGAGCACGTTTTATATTGCCACGAAAGAAATTAGCAATCAGCTGATAATCCCGCACAACGCGTTTCCTTCTGGCACGTTCACGCAGTCTTCTGGTGTAGAAGTCGACCTGCGCCAGCTTCAACAGCATATCGACATCCTCGTCGTCCGGCTGCAACGAAAGTGTCGAAACAAGCTGCTCTGCCGTTGGGTCATATTCTCGCTCAAAATCATCCCGATTCGGCATGTATCCCAGCGCGGCCGCCTCTTCAGGCGTGCAATCCATCGGAGGCAGTTTCTGTATCAACAGCTGGCTCAGCGGACCAGTATCGTCCGTCGTGTGATCGGTCAGGATGGGTCGTTGATCGACCGCCGTCTGCCACGTGTGCCGGCCGATGGTTCCGTTGAGAAACTTCGATACATACTCCTCCTTGGCCTCTTCTGGGAGGCGCGATTCGATATGTTTGCTAATGTCCTCCCAGTTGCCGAAGCCATACTGCTCGATTGCGTCCAGCAGATGTAACTCCTCCCGTCCCGACCAGCCTCCTTTGCCGCGGAAAATCGACAGGATCCCGGAGTCCATGAACTGATACGAATGATCATTGCGATGTGGACCGATTTCGGCTCCAGCGGCAAAGCACtgtataaacaaaacaaacgcaatGAGAAATAGTAAACAAACGTCCCCAAATCTAGAAGCAAGGGTTATAAACGGAACCACAGTTTGACAACAAGCACGACTTCCAGGCGCTCAGTACAGACCACTCAAACGGTCTTCCAGGCGCTCACCTGACGTCATCCAGCCCGAAGAAATATGGCGTTCATTTTAACAATCAACTTACCGCCAGACACAGCTCAAAATCGGTGCACACGACGCAGTGCACGCGAATCCCGGAAATATCTTCCTGGCAGTTGGTGCATGTGTACTTCGCAAACAGTTCTGTGGAAAAAATTATCACGATTCGTTACAATTTGTCCGCGAAAATCACAAAAATGCTGCAGCACTTTTACATCGACGACCGTACTTACCAGCCATCTTGGAAGTActgcgattggcatacgtagTACGTAACCTGCGAGTGTAAACGTATATGACAGCCCAAGGTTGTTCAACGTACCAGGTGGGTTCATCATCGCTCAAGCTGATAAACCGTcttataatatttaaaactgTGCCCCGCGTTACAAAATCAACTGATACTGTTGCAATATCATGTGCAGCAGTTAGAAATaatactgctactgttatAATTTCATGTGAAAACCTCtgcattaaaaatgattttaccAATTAACTTGTAGCAAATACGTATGATTAGTCCCAACGAATAGTCCGTGTCGTTTGTACTTATGCTTTATTTATTGCTTCGattttataattgttcaacaGTTTCCGATCTTTTCTCACCTTATGCCTATTTACAATAATACTCGTTTGCCTCCCATTTTCTTGCTGCCTAATCTTACGTATGTGCTCGTTCGCCTCGATATGCTAAACTAACCGACCTGTACAAAGAAATTGTATTCATCGATACACGCTTCTTTCTGTTTAAATGCTTCTCCAATAAGCTTCAACCGTTGACTCACAAAGGGTACACTCTATCGCGCTTCATCTTAAACTATACATTGCGCTTACAAACACGAATAGGATATGCTTTGGCATTTAGGTGATGGCCTAAGAAGCATTCGTCGACAGAAAAGCTTAGATAAAACTCTATGGCCTCTACGTGGTCACGGTACGCGGCTCTACACGATAAGATTTGGATGTGCTGCTCGAAAGGATCCGAAGTTAGTGACTAGTTTCCCCTCCTTAAAAATAAGGTTTGCTTTACAACTACGGTGCCCTAAGTTACCTCAAATAAATACAGTCTTGTTTTCGATCCTTAAGTCTATATTGATACATTCACGCGGCAGCTCCAGAACCATATGCGTGCCGTTCGatcgatttattttacaacaaaCAGGGTTTCAAATTGACCGGTTTACCGATCGTTAAAGTCCCGAAGCCCGGTCTCTGGGCTAGTACATGCAATCGTTGTTGTAGCTTCTGTTGAATCGATACATGTGTACTCGCTCATGTTCCACCCCGGCCTGATCGACAcagtcctcctcgtcgtcttccTCTTCACTGTCGTCACTGGACGGAGGCGTTTCGAGCTGAGGCAGTCCAAGGTCCAGGTATTCCTCGTTCGACGTTATACTCACTAGCCGATCCAAATGCTGAACGATTTCGCTGAAGGTTGGTCGTTCTTCTGGCCGGTAGTGCCAGCACTCGCGCATAAACAGATATCTGTGAAGATCGAGTGAAATCATCTCTAGCACTCTTTTTTAACAGCCTTCGAGCCAACAGCTTTACTTACATCTCTATAGAACAAAGTGGTGGCTTTTCCATTCGTTTACCCTTCTTCAAATGCTCCAGTAAATTGTCCCACGTAGGTATCGAAGGGTAGGGATTTCCACCCAGTGTCATTATTTCCCAAAGAAGAACGCCAAACGACCAGCTATGGGTAAACGAAACCATTAATATGACTACAAGGACTGGGTAAgctgaaaaataaacttacaCATCGCTTTGTGAGtcgtaaaacttttcctccaaCGATTCCGGCGCCATCCAGCGAATCGGTAGCTTTCCTGTTGTCGTTTTGCGATAATACTCCTGATCGTGGATATCTCTTGCCAGTCCAAAGTCGGCAATTTTCATCACATAGTTGTCGCTCACCAAAATGTTACGGGCTGCCAAATCTCGATGGATACACTGTGATGATAGAAGATGAACAGAAACATATTTCGTATAACAAAGCTACTCATACCGTTCCAATCATGTTATAAACGTACCCGTCTCGATGCCAAATGTTCCATGCCGCGTGCAATCTGATAGGCGAACGAGATCAACTCCTTTTGGGTGaggattttcttctccttttcccCTCCGGTTGCCTCGTAGTTCGAACCGAACCGATGGCTTCGCAGGAAGTTCTTAAGGTTACCGTGCGGCGCGTACTCCACGATCACATACAGCGGCCCATCTTTGCAGCAGCATCCCAGCAGGTTGATAATGTTCACGTGCTTGCCGATCATCTTCATCACTTCCATCTCGCAAACGAGATCCTTTACGTCCGCATCCGTATGACCCTCTGTTGAAAGACATCCAGTTTTACCCTTCAGTTTACCTATACCTACGACAGAACTGTGGCAAAACGTACCTTTCAACATCTTCACTGCAACCACGGTTGACGGTTGTCCCTTGACCAGACCATGCGCCTCGGCCATCACCACTTTGCCGAACATGCCTTCACCCAAGCTCTTGCCGAGGTGTAACTTATTTCGGGGAAACTCCCAGTTCAAATCAATCGGGAACTCGTACTCCGAGATCATGGTTGGATCGCAATTGCCACTCTGCACTAGCGTCGAACGTTGCTTTTCTATCCGCACTATTGGCATTtgctaaaataaaatgaacgtAATATGAAGTTCTGATGTCCAGACTACTACTCAACATCACCAGTGGGCAAAGAAAACCTACCAATGCTTCGGACATCCCCGGGAGACTGCTCTCGACTACCGCTTGCTTCAACACGATCACCTTCTTCGTCCACTGGTTCACGTGCTCCATGGCTCGATGCTTCATCTTTTCTCGCTTCAGCTTTTTGCAtaccacgacgacgaccacggcAAGCATCAGGAAGCACACGGACAGGACAAACGTCATGACCGTGATGAGTGTGGAGTGTGTACGAACCGGATGTGCGATCGGTACGTCGTCCGGTGGCAGCTCGTCAACCACCTGCAGGTAGGCACTCTCGTTGGCCGCCCCGAGCCCGTTGGCCGCGATGCACGAGTACCAACCAGCATCGGCATGCGTTACGTTTTCCAAAGTCAGCACTTCCGGATTGTCGGGATCGGTCTGTATCGAAAGTGTGCAAAATGCGTGTTACGTTTGGATTTCCAGCTGAGAATATTTCGATTTTAGTGTTAGTAATTAAGAGGTGTTAATAATTAGTTCAATAATTAGTACACGAACTTACATCGAACGGTTAGTGTTTGTCTACAACAGAATTCAGTCGATAGGTCGTTAGCACTCATGCAAGTTGTTTGCTACACCACGATTTTCCGAACCATCACCTGAATTTTTTTCGATAAGTTAGCACACTTGTCGTCACACAAGGCCCACTGGATGTGCTTGGGCTTGACCCACTGGATGTGCGTGGTGAGATCGCTCAGGACCCGGCATTCCATCGTTACGTTTCCACCGACGAGCACCGTCGCGTTCGACGGCGCCTTGGTGAAGATCGGCCTGTGATTTACACGATCTGCAAGAGATATGGAATGTATAGCAACCAACACCAACTACGATAGTAAATTTCTATAACACATCATTTGGAACCAAAGAGAAAACACACCGACACCAATAACAATAGATTTGCAAGAGAAAGAAACAATGTACAAACGATGTTCCACGAAATGCTAAGGACTTGCTAAACGCACATGATGTATTCGAAAAGAGATCTTTGGTTTCATCCATCACCAAAAAGTAgtaccaaaataataaaaaaccatGGTCTACAGACCACCTTCACCAGAAAGTTGGGAAATTTGTGGAAACCACCAAAAGCTCCGGTACCTTGAGGTTGGTAACGTTCTGCGGCACGGGAACGTTCTCTTTGTAGACGATTTGGTACCTCACCCACTCGAAATGGGGGGCCAGATCGGACAAGACCGGACAGCGGAAGGTTGCGGTCGAGTTGACCAGCGCGGTCACATTCTTCGGCGTTTCGAGAAAATGTGGACGTGCCGGAAAGCGATCTGTAGTGATTGTGTGCCAACGAAAGATCAATTGATTGTCTATTCAAAATTCCAGCACATCCTGGAGGTAGGATGTCCGGGCGTGTGGTATTGTATATCGCCACTTACCGTTCACCTCCAGCTTGGTGGTAAAGTTGATACAACCAACCCGATTGCAAACGAGACAGTTGTAGAACCCGGAGTCCTGCGGCACCAGGTCCTCTAGTACGATGGCCCAGTTGACCTTCTTCACCTGGCCCATCGTCCGGTCGATCTCGCCGCCATCCTTCGTCCAGGTGATGTTTGGCTTCGGTTGACCATCGGCTGGACACCGCAGGCGGACCATGTTTCCGGACGGTTTCGGTAACAGCTTCGTCATCTGCTCCCATTTGGTGAAGAACGGTGCCTTATCGCTGGTATCATTCATCGCACCGGTGCCATCTTCGGTACCGTGTCCTCCATCCGTAGGTCcctcatcatcctcatcaccCTCGGGGTCATCTTCGTCCCCATCCATATCCTCATCCGGCTGAGGCTTGTAAACACCTGGATAGTGCCGACTAATCGGGGCCGGAAACTCCCGACCACTGTCGCCCTGCAGCTGCGAGTGACTCTCCATGTTGTTGTGCTGAATGTAGGCCGGTTCCGGTTCCCCCTGTTCCACCACCTCCAGCACCGTGGTGGAATTCACGCACCCATGGCGGTTGCAAACTTCACACACGTACGTTCCCGCATCGGAAGCCAGCAGCTGCTTGAACACGAGCGTCGACTTGAACGAGTTATCCCGGTACTCCTGGCCATCCTTTAGCCAGCGAATCTGTGGCTTTGGCTGCCCGACGGCATCGCACCGCAGTCGGAACGGTTCACCCACCTCCCGGTGGATCGGTTGAGATTTCTGCTGAGACTGCTCCGACTGGGGAGCTCCGACAAACTTTGGCGGACCCTCCTTCAGCTCGTTGTCCATGATGTCAAGCTGGTCCAGGGATCCGGCCGCAACCGGAGCGGGGGGGTGAAGACTTTTGCGCTCCAGGTTTGCCATACCGGCCCCGTCGCTCTGGTACTGGTCCGTCTCCTGGCTGAACACCGACAGTGTCAGGTTGGACCATTCGTTATACTCGGATCCGCACGAGTAGTAACCGGCATCCGTTTTACGCACCAACTCAAACCGTAACCTGTGGAACGAAGAGGAAAGGAGGAGAGAAATTTGGCGTTAAGCATAATTTATTCAGGCTGGTAAAcaaatcatttattttataatctcTTAACTATTGCGTCAGTCAAATAGGGTTATCGAAATCAATCTCTCAGGAATAGAGAAATAAAGTAGAAACAATATTCAATTATGTGCGCGTGGATTATTGGGGTTCTGTTTCACCATCTGGCTTCAAATGCAGTAGCATTAACACACTATCGAGCACATGTTCCCGAGCTGTTAAGTACTGATCGGAATAAAGCAGCTCCTAGAACGTCCCGGAACAACGGAGAGTACTTTACCGACGACAGTTGTAATCAAACTTGTGGCCCCCGCGGGGTCTTCGATGCATCGATGGCTCGTAAAACACGACGGGCGATGGGGCTATAAATCCGTCAAACGGCTCTTCCCATCACGGCTGCGTTGGGCCTCGAGGTAGGAACACCTAATTTTAAACCCATGTCAGTCAGCTAGCCACGCTCATTGAGATGGGGTTTAGGCTTTCTTTCCGGTCGCGTCATAAATCGCACGCCTATTTCCCTGCCACTCGTGGGGTCGATCAGTGCGACTAGGAGTTAGTTCATTCAACAGGCGATCGATTGACACCGGGAAGATGAACTCCGGCAAGGGAACCAAATGGCTTACTTTTCCTACGCGCCATACGCAGCTGGATTTTCCGCCTCCGATCGACCGATCGATCGTTCGATTCGCTCGTCAATCGTCACCGGATCACGTACGACACCACGCACCCTCGCTTGCACGGCCGGGCACGTGGCCATCGAGTCGGGCCTGAGAtgggtttttcctcccttttccaTCCCGCCCCCACTCCATCACACCCCTGCCCCGTACCGAGcgggatttgtttattttttcaacaaactaATAAAGATTTGTCGATCTATAGGAAATTTCCACAGCCGATCGACAGCGGCCTCTCACGCGGAGTGATGCCAAGGTTTTCCCTGGAAAACCCATTTACCGAACAGCACACGCTTTCCACGTGGTTGGaggtttaattgaatttttgagttttcaatattttcccgATCTTCATCCCGACCATCGCGTTTTGGCTCGTGGATGTTAATTTTTCCCTCGCCCTCGGTTCTCGCCACTGTCCCGTCCCGCAGCCCACAAACGATCGAGCAGATGTTGGCGCGAGAAAAACGCGTTTCTTGAACGCGggatgggttgtttttttgtcctcTCGATGCGCGCGAGCTGTACCGAGCCTGTACGCCGAGGAAGAAGATGCAGTCGCGCCGGCGACTGCAACCCGAGGAAGGGTGTATACGCGTGTAAATGTATTTGTAAACAATTTAAAGTTTGACCAAGgagagaggggaaaaaaaccaacgtaCATAAAACTCATAATTTtaattccctttttttccagtATTTTTAGACACGAGCACTACGTCGTGGATGCTTGGGGTTGGACTTCCCCCAAGGCCGATCGATTTAGAGCGAGTCCGGAGGTGAAGGAGTTTCTGTTTGGCTTTACGCTCCCGGAGCTGATGGGTGGATTATGTGCCCCAAGAAGCAAACAATCACATTGCATACAGTTGCATCCAACTCCTGGGTTGAAAGTCAAGCGCGTGCTACGACGAACAATGTCGAATTGTTGTAAGAATGCATTTAACGGACTTGCACTTCCCTGCGCCGTCGGTGGATGCATTTATGTGTAGTAGAGTTCTGACTTGTTCTGGATCGGAGACGGAAGACCGCGCCGGTAATTGCTCTTAATGGATTACAAATTGACGATCGACATCGACGTCGTCTTCGATAGGCATTTGCATTTGTGTCCCGAGGAGGGCAGATCGAAACGCTGCGGAAAACAAGATCGATTGCAGACGCGTAGCACTCGGATAGATCACTCGGACTGAGGATGtttggggagggggaaagTGTGCGTCTGGTCACCACAAGACAGGCGCACATTCTTGCGGGGCCATTTGGAAAATGGCCATCGCGAGTTTGGAGCGGTAGCAAACTCACCCGACTACACCGAAATGTACACACATTAGAGCTGTAATGTAGTACTTAGCAGGTCCGTACAACGAAAAGTCGAACATGGTTTGGTTtgatgggttttgctattcCTGGCCGTGTCTGGCTTTTCACCAAGGCGAAGACCATTCGGGCGAGCTGTAACTTACTGACCGTTGAACGGTGAAGTAATAACATTCTGTCCCGGGCACCCGGACCACGAAGACTTTCCCCCCGCAGCCGTGCCTCCCCCTCACCGCTGGTTTCTCTACtgccaaaatttccaaatctTACTTTTACTGTTTATTTTAAGTTTCTCAATgaaatttcaaacacacatTACCATGTGGCGATCCGAGTGCACACGGGGCACCTAGCGATGCGCGCTCTAAACATTTTCGCCGGAAAACCTCACTTTCCTTTCATTCGCTACCATCCGCCTCCACCCCAGTGGAAAAGCCGAAGCCCCGTGACTGCAGAAAGGTAAACAATTTCGGGAGCGATCCGATCCAATCACCGACATCTGGtaacttctttttttgttcctgtTGATCCCGTTGATCTGCGGGAGCAAAATCCCCGGTCCGGatcacaaaagaaaagaagatgcGCCCCTCTTTCTTAGAATCTTGTCGGAGGCTGTCCATCGGTGCGCCATGTGCGCCAGAAGTTCGCTTGGCAGCGACTCACTTCCCCTCCCCCGGATGGGGGTGATGTCTTTTCGTgtgtcaatgttgtttggggGTGTCACAGGGTCGGAATAAAGATCACCAATAGCTCTACAGCACGGTAAATCGTCCCGTACGACTTAGGGAAGTAGTAAAACAACGATAATCATCACTGGTCCCGCGATGATGACATCTTCCCATCTCGATTAGTTCGGTCCGGATTTGAAGCCTTAGATTAGATTCGTTTATCATCATCAGAGTCCCTCCCCTCCTCAAAATACTTACGATTTCGCTCGCTTGTGGTCGACCGGAACAAGCCTGCCGTTCTTGTACCAGATGGGACTGTCAAAATTGCACTTGATGATCAGCTTCGTGTACAGCGGGACCGTTTCTTTTACGAGTTTTTTATTGCCTGCAATGAAAAATGAGAGATTCCGGTTTGGTAAGTGATGAGTTTTCGAATGTGCGCAGAAAGTGTTGGGTCTGCCGACCGCGCGTGTTAACGTCGATGTATTGGGGGCGTGAGCAGAAACACCATCGGGTGTATGCAGAAATTGGCGAAAGAGTTTAAAGTGAGAAAATTGAaccaaaataaatgtaaagtaatgaaaaatgaGGCCCGAAAATAACATCCTAGGATACCGTTGCACACAAATTTGGAAGCATGCACCCCTAGGACCATCCGCGCAGACATTTCCGACGGCTGGATACTTCCTCTGCCAAACCGACGGATCCGCTCCTTCAACTTGAAACGGATCAGTTTCCGAGGGCGTTTTACGTGGCACATGTTTCCGATGTGGTTGCTGTGGATATCCGAGACACTCGGAACCCTTTTCCTATAGCCGATTTTGCTTTCCTCTTTGTGCACGGGGCGACTTTTCGTTAAAAAGTCTTCAAATTTCGCCACCGGAACGAAGGAAACTACCACATTCTTCGAAGACGTTCCTTGGCCGGTAGAACAGATGCGCTACGATCTGTTGCTGTTCTGTGGATTGGTGCCTGCACCGTGCTGAAGAATCCCCGGACTTGATTGTCAGAAATTAAATCTAGCGCAAGATTTTTATTACCTTGCGCCCCCCAAAAAACTCCAACTTGCTGCGCTAAGGCGACCGGGACGGAAATACGGGAGTGTTTAAAATCTGGCACCGTCACAGCAAAACGATCGCATGAAGGATGTCAAACAAATGGgttgaaaaacacaaaacctcaCGCAACTTCTAAACATCCCGAGCAACGGTGGAAGTGTGTCCGAGGAACCATGGTTCGTGAGGCCTGACTTTGACTGACATTGCCGAAAAGAACATCCACGACACGGCGGCTCCCTAGCTACTTCTTAATTCTGGCTTGCGTCGTCCGTCGGATAGTCGTGCTGGTTACGAGGGGATAATACAACCACTAAACGGTTTTACAATGCGCAACTCAGCCCAGGGTACCTTTGCGGACCTCGAAGGAACGACAAACCCCGGGGGCTACCTTTTCCCCATTCTCGTTCGAGGATTTTTagaaaataacttttgatGAGTTTACGCATTcgtgattttaattaaaacatgtAATCCACCTCCATTCCCCGGTTCCCTTTAGCCTCAGTTGGACGCAAGCGTTCGTCGTCGTGCACTGTATGGTCTACCACTAGAACGGAGGGTTTAATTAGTGACATGTGCATCGAAACGTTCATTTTTCGTTTATGCCTTCGCCAAGCAAAGCACACGCACGTGCGCGCGATGCTGCTACGGCTTCGGCGAAGGCGACACCATCGAGTGACGCGACTTCCTGACGGCTAGCTGTCAACGCTT from Anopheles coustani chromosome 3, idAnoCousDA_361_x.2, whole genome shotgun sequence harbors:
- the LOC131259619 gene encoding transcriptional adapter 2B, translating into MAVSTELFAKYTCTNCQEDISGIRVHCVVCTDFELCLACFAAGAEIGPHRNDHSYQFMDSGILSIFRGKGGWSGREELHLLDAIEQYGFGNWEDISKHIESRLPEEAKEEYVSKFLNGTIGRHTWQTAVDQRPILTDHTTDDTGPLSQLLIQKLPPMDCTPEEAAALGYMPNRDDFEREYDPTAEQLVSTLSLQPDDEDVDMLLKLAQVDFYTRRLRERARRKRVVRDYQLIANFFRGNIKRARQNRDQREFRERLRTYSQFYTSLEFERLISSLERERALRIRLSELNRYRWNGIQRIDECIHFEQHVAAAQYRNTGPYGHGRTDNRNKGVSGETGRGASLVPAASTSAMGPTVPATSVPSAAAAPAAMGQAMAAQPHGLPMARRSESDARSSSSTDRRPMHHTDDRVCSEDLYSSKNCSDSLQREAATTPGSQPHQQHQVLAAVGGQKLLQPQHPSSGGAAAGSLAADPAQQPGGQLLTINEIQLCSSLNMPVTRYLTLKTVLLSRPALDHSIHSVAENIVKKYLVSSGWLQTSPQN
- the LOC131271455 gene encoding fibroblast growth factor receptor homolog 1-like translates to MATHVTLVTVCCWGLLGMLWTVEPAAGYKLSSSDPDTIRINLGNKKLVKETVPLYTKLIIKCNFDSPIWYKNGRLVPVDHKRAKSLRFELVRKTDAGYYSCGSEYNEWSNLTLSVFSQETDQYQSDGAGMANLERKSLHPPAPVAAGSLDQLDIMDNELKEGPPKFVGAPQSEQSQQKSQPIHREVGEPFRLRCDAVGQPKPQIRWLKDGQEYRDNSFKSTLVFKQLLASDAGTYVCEVCNRHGCVNSTTVLEVVEQGEPEPAYIQHNNMESHSQLQGDSGREFPAPISRHYPGVYKPQPDEDMDGDEDDPEGDEDDEGPTDGGHGTEDGTGAMNDTSDKAPFFTKWEQMTKLLPKPSGNMVRLRCPADGQPKPNITWTKDGGEIDRTMGQVKKVNWAIVLEDLVPQDSGFYNCLVCNRVGCINFTTKLEVNDRFPARPHFLETPKNVTALVNSTATFRCPVLSDLAPHFEWVRYQIVYKENVPVPQNVTNLKTDPDNPEVLTLENVTHADAGWYSCIAANGLGAANESAYLQVVDELPPDDVPIAHPVRTHSTLITVMTFVLSVCFLMLAVVVVVVCKKLKREKMKHRAMEHVNQWTKKVIVLKQAVVESSLPGMSEALQMPIVRIEKQRSTLVQSGNCDPTMISEYEFPIDLNWEFPRNKLHLGKSLGEGMFGKVVMAEAHGLVKGQPSTVVAVKMLKEGHTDADVKDLVCEMEVMKMIGKHVNIINLLGCCCKDGPLYVIVEYAPHGNLKNFLRSHRFGSNYEATGGEKEKKILTQKELISFAYQIARGMEHLASRRCIHRDLAARNILVSDNYVMKIADFGLARDIHDQEYYRKTTTGKLPIRWMAPESLEEKFYDSQSDVWSFGVLLWEIMTLGGNPYPSIPTWDNLLEHLKKGKRMEKPPLCSIEIYLFMRECWHYRPEERPTFSEIVQHLDRLVSITSNEEYLDLGLPQLETPPSSDDSEEEDDEEDCVDQAGVEHERVHMYRFNRSYNNDCMY